TCTTTCGTCGTTATAAAACTTGAAATACACCCTTAAACCATTTCGTAGTGCTAAAACTGTTCCGTATTCTTTTATGTAAATATCTTCATATTTGACTGAACGCCATAGCCGTTCAATGAACACATTATCCATCCATCGACCTTTCCCGTCCATGCTAATTTTGATGTCATGGTCTTTTAAAACATCGGTAAACGCCTTACTGGTAAACTGGGAGCCTTGATCCGTATTAAAAATATCAGGCCTGCCGTGGAGCCTGATGGCGCTCTCCAACGCGCTTACACAAAAGTCATCATCCATGCTGTTTGATACCTTCCAAGAGAGCACCTTGCGGCTATACCAGTCCATTATTGCCACCAAATATACAAAGCCTCCTTGCATCCTAACGTAGGTAATATCGGTGCACCAAACCTGATTGGGTCGATCAATCACTAAACCACGTAGCAAGTAGGGATAAACCTTTTGTTCCTTGTTCTTTTTACTCGTATTCGGCTTTGGTGCCACTGAAACCAGACCCATGATCCGCATCAAACGCTGCACTCTCTTACGGTTAACGTCATGGCCAAGGCGACGTAAATAAGAACGCATCTTTCTGCTTCCATAGAAAGGATGGCGCATGTATTCCTCATCAATCAAGACCATCAAAGCCAGATTCTCTGGGCTCTCGGTACATATTCCTTCGCCAGCAGTGCGATAGTAGCTAGCGCGTGACAAATTAACCAATGCACATTGGCGTACGATGCTGAGTGTAGGGTGATTGACATCAATCATGGCTCGCTTCTCCCGCACGCTCAACTTAGATGACCGGTCTTTTTTTTAAGCCAGTCTAACTCAACCGCTAGCTGGCCTATTTGCGTGTATAATCGATCTCGTTCTTGTATGATGGAGTCCATGTCTTTGTCATGCTTGCCGCTAAACAATTGCTTGCTTCCATCCAGTAATTGTTTTTTCCACAGATTGATTTGTGTTGCATGCACCTCAAATTCAGATGCCAATTCATTGGTCGTCTTGTGACTTTTTAATGCCTCAATTGCTACCTTTAATATAGGCGCGGTTTTCTGGACACAAAAAAAGGTTTTTTAAGAGCTATTCTTCTTAATACAAAGAGGAGAATAAAATGTCTAAAAAGCGAGCTTATTATACGGCGGCCAAGAAGGCAAAAATAACGCTAGCTGCGATTGAGGGGAAACTCACACAAGCGCAAATTACCAGTGAATACGGTGTTCACGCAACGCAGGTAAAAACTTGGAAGCAATCGGCCATCAAAGCCATTAACGATTTATTCTCTGGGGCTAATGAAAAAGAAGCCAAGTCCCAAGAGCAGCTTGTTGAGGCATTATATCAAGAAATTGGTCGACTTCAAGCGCAGCTATCTTGGCTAAAAAAAAAGCATGAACTTTAGTCTGGATGAAAAGCGCGTCATGATTGATCCTCTTGCCGAGCTCACCATTCGTGAACAATGCTTGCTATTAGACTTGCCTGTTTCAAGTTATTATTATAGTGCCAAGCCCATTTCTGTCGAAGATGAAGCGCTTATGGCGCTACTTGATGAGCACTATCTGCAGTATCCATGTGAAGGTAAAATTAAGCGGGCAAGATGGCTGTCAAAAGAAGTAGGCTATCCTGTTGGTAAACGTCGAGTAAAAAAGTTGATGGAAATGATGGGGTTATCGACTGTTTACCCAAAGCCAAATACAAGCGTTCCCAATAAGGAGCATGAGGTGTTCCCTTATTTATTAAAAGAGGTGGATATCACCAAACCAAATCAGGTTTGGGCCGCAGATATCACCTACATCCGCATGAAAGGAAAGCATGTGTATTTAGTAGCTATTATGGACTGGTATAGTCGTTATGTGATTGGATGGGCTATTTCACCTACTATGGAGGCTGAATTTTGTATTGAGGCGCTTAGAAACGCTTTGCTGCATTCGCGTTGTGAGATCTTTAACACGGATCAGGGTTCTCAATTTACCTCAAAAGATTGGATAAATACGCTAAAATCTCACCACATTTCTATCAGCATGGATGGGCGAGGACGTTATTTAGATAATATATTTATCGAGCGATTGTGGCGTAGTGTTAAGCAAGAAAAAATCTACCGGTATGATTTTGATACAATTGAAGAGGTTGAGCTGGCCTTAACGGAGTATTTTGAGTATTATAATAACCGAAGGCTTCACCAGTCCTTTAATTATTTAACGCCCGCAGAGGTGTATTATGGCCGGAAAAGACCATAAACCCTAAATGAGAGCGTCATGACTTACCCACAAGGCCCACAGGCCTATACGAGAAAGTGAAGCTCTCCTGACCTGTGGACTTGTGGATAAGTCATTCTGATAGAGTTGTGGTAAAATGACCTAAGACAATTCGTAGTAGCAATCACTATTCATACGGTATTGAGTAGGTTTAAATAGGTTAATTTGAGTGAATTTTTAACTATAAATGATGGATGAATAGCTCTTATTTTTCCTTAATTTTGTTCCAGACATGCGGACCCATATCACTTTGCTTTGAAGTCAGATGTAAATTTTTTTTTAGCCACTTGGTACCCCGTTTAACAATGGTTTCTATTTTACACCACTGTCTCATTTTTGGGGTCCACTATACATCTCGAGATAATTCCGCTTGCTGACGCGCGCGGCTCGGATTAGTCCGGGCTCAGTGGCAGACACTTACCCGGCGATTCTGACAGGATACGATTATTTGTTCAAAAAATAATCTATAATTTAAATGATGGTTTATATAAGGAAAAAGAAATGTTTTATCGTCTACTTGTTAACTACCTTCGAATTAAATTATTGCGCGTTATTCTATCTCGCGTTATGGGAAGTCGATTTGTAAAATCAAAAAATTTAAAAAATATAAGTATTTTGGCTTTTGGATTGGAATTACTTAGCTCTTATATGTTTAAACCCGGAAAAAAATAATGAGACATTATTATCTTCCTGATTATGTAGAATATTTAAGGTAAAAATCTAAATCATTTAAACTCAAATTGGTCTTGATTTTTCTATAATTCAGGAAAATTTATCCTAATCAGATCCATCTACAGAGATAATTTTGCAATTTATAGATGAGGGATTGCTTATGTAACCCATATTTAATTCTTGGAATTTTTTTGTTCTTTTTGCAGGAATTGTATCGTTTATAGTATTTTTCATACTGTCAATTAATGAACCCCTTGAGTCCAACTCATCACATTGAATAGTGATGTCTTTTATCGGAACGTTGTTTAAATTCTTGATTGTGAAGTCGGGCGCTAGCATGGTACCGAATAAAAGATTATTTAAAGTATATTCAAGGGATGTATTATTTCGAAGTTTATTCTCATGCGATGAATTAGAAATCTTTATAAAAATTGCGATAATGATCACCAGACTGATAACCCCCACTAAAAGCCATTTAATATTGGTTGTTTTTGTAGAGCCACAGCTAGGGCATTTGAACGCATCGAGTTTCAGCTGCTGGCCACATTCTTTGCATGATAAAAGTAACATAAGTTTTATTTCCTCTTTAGGATAAATTATAGCTTATTTTCTTGAGCAGAAAAGAATATTAGGCCGTATCTTGATAGAAAAAAACGAATATTCCGAGTATGTATTCAATCGGGATCAAATATTG
The sequence above is drawn from the Legionella antarctica genome and encodes:
- a CDS encoding transposase, whose protein sequence is MSKKRAYYTAAKKAKITLAAIEGKLTQAQITSEYGVHATQVKTWKQSAIKAINDLFSGANEKEAKSQEQLVEALYQEIGRLQAQLSWLKKKHEL
- a CDS encoding IS3 family transposase, translating into MNFSLDEKRVMIDPLAELTIREQCLLLDLPVSSYYYSAKPISVEDEALMALLDEHYLQYPCEGKIKRARWLSKEVGYPVGKRRVKKLMEMMGLSTVYPKPNTSVPNKEHEVFPYLLKEVDITKPNQVWAADITYIRMKGKHVYLVAIMDWYSRYVIGWAISPTMEAEFCIEALRNALLHSRCEIFNTDQGSQFTSKDWINTLKSHHISISMDGRGRYLDNIFIERLWRSVKQEKIYRYDFDTIEEVELALTEYFEYYNNRRLHQSFNYLTPAEVYYGRKRP